In a single window of the Deltaproteobacteria bacterium genome:
- a CDS encoding DUF3775 domain-containing protein: MINLNPDIVCRIIEKAREFQAKEQVVIPETPDSPADENALQILEDHVDDMTYREVRLAIKDLEPDQQAELVALMWLGRGDYDLEDWERAVEDASDSWNKRTAEYLLATPLVSEYLTEGLYLHGYYCGD, translated from the coding sequence ATGATAAACCTGAATCCCGATATTGTTTGCCGGATTATCGAAAAAGCGCGTGAGTTTCAGGCCAAGGAACAAGTGGTTATTCCCGAGACGCCCGATAGCCCGGCCGATGAAAATGCCCTTCAGATACTGGAGGACCATGTTGACGATATGACTTACCGGGAGGTCAGACTGGCCATAAAAGACCTCGAACCGGACCAGCAGGCCGAGCTGGTGGCTCTCATGTGGCTGGGGAGGGGTGATTATGACCTCGAAGATTGGGAAAGGGCCGTTGAGGATGCAAGCGACAGCTGGAACAAAAGGACGGCAGAGTATCTGCTTGCAACGCCCCTGGTGTCTGAATATTTAACAGAGGGGCTTTACCTTCATGGTTACTATTGCGGTGATTAG
- the bamA gene encoding outer membrane protein assembly factor BamA produces MNRDAIMAYKKHSFLLFFILLFPPFQAFSQPPFKDMEIKELRFGGAAKDIPEADLRYLLTIREGDLYSFSQIKKSIKNLYLKGTFSQVFADAIRKDDGLILTFMLTLKPMAVSVKIKGNKALDDNELLPHIPLKRGADLTDEVIKKSEDKIKEIYRNNGYYRAHIKTKISGKENEAKVIFMVREHRVCLLENVNFKGELIFSKEQLYALFKSEISEPLKVAFLEEDRKRLFDFYKRAGYLHVRISEPAIIFNNNKKGKATITFDINGGPLTSFRIKDNRFFSKDEIIKIINPDLGDTINEDRLNKWEEKILFAYRDNGFTAANVSAELTLSEKEKKVSFIIDEGLRYHIGAITIRGNRLIEKNRISGLIKPATALLSPAFSMNRLDKQIEELKERYRKRGVLTVQVKKNLIFNRDKGTTDIELVIKEGPQSIIKKISFGGNQVIREDQLRRKTAFREGDTINMEKIDNAAREISRFYSEQGYIYAEIERDFGFSEDKSEAKIHFQIDEGPLARMGKIIIRGNRQTKSRIIMRELSLSEGHIYDPEKVGQDRLNVYKTGLFKRVRYEERKSFFKDKTKDMLLTVDERKAGAIEIGMGYATDVGLRAFAGISYLNIGGTGRSARLRGSISRIRNNIILGYKEPWLAGFSLDGRLDLVRQHQEKESYDIEKDGIVLGIDKRLSREIKFSLQYKIEKSKYSNVEAGTAQEEGRSTIGTIGPIIVRDSRDDPFNPEKGSVNLLQFEMAGKALASDDEFHKTTARSSWYRRLTDPFIAALSLRAGYIDLLGDTLNVPADKRFYLGGRTTVRGYKEDSIGPENAFGSPIGGEAMININMEARIRLINDLGGLLFWDAGNVWQTSDKRKLSHMRKSYGGGIRYLTPIGPLSLEYGHKIDRPSGESKGEWYFTIGNIF; encoded by the coding sequence ATGAACAGAGATGCAATAATGGCTTACAAAAAACATTCTTTCCTCTTATTTTTTATTCTTCTCTTTCCCCCTTTCCAGGCCTTTTCCCAGCCACCCTTTAAAGACATGGAGATTAAAGAGCTAAGGTTTGGCGGCGCCGCTAAAGACATACCTGAAGCGGATCTCAGATATCTCCTTACCATCAGGGAGGGAGACCTTTATTCCTTTTCACAAATCAAAAAAAGCATCAAAAACCTCTATCTGAAAGGAACCTTTTCGCAGGTTTTTGCCGATGCAATCAGGAAAGATGACGGCCTCATTTTAACCTTTATGCTGACACTCAAACCGATGGCGGTATCGGTAAAGATAAAAGGGAATAAAGCCCTTGATGACAATGAACTGCTGCCTCATATTCCCCTTAAAAGAGGCGCTGATCTGACGGATGAAGTCATTAAAAAATCGGAAGACAAGATAAAAGAGATCTATCGAAATAACGGTTATTACAGGGCCCATATAAAAACGAAAATAAGCGGAAAGGAGAATGAAGCAAAGGTAATTTTCATGGTCAGGGAACACAGGGTCTGCTTACTGGAGAATGTAAATTTTAAAGGCGAGCTCATTTTCAGTAAAGAGCAACTCTATGCCCTCTTCAAATCGGAAATCTCGGAACCTTTGAAAGTTGCCTTTCTCGAAGAGGACCGAAAGCGCCTTTTTGATTTTTACAAAAGGGCAGGCTATCTCCATGTCCGGATTTCCGAACCTGCCATCATCTTTAATAATAATAAAAAAGGAAAAGCGACGATTACCTTTGACATTAATGGCGGCCCTTTAACCAGCTTCCGCATAAAAGACAATCGCTTTTTTTCGAAAGATGAAATCATAAAAATTATCAATCCCGATCTGGGTGACACCATTAATGAGGACCGCTTGAATAAATGGGAAGAGAAGATCCTCTTTGCCTACAGGGATAACGGTTTTACAGCGGCAAATGTTTCCGCTGAACTTACCCTGTCGGAAAAGGAAAAAAAGGTCAGCTTTATCATTGATGAAGGCCTGCGCTACCACATTGGCGCTATCACCATCAGGGGAAACAGGCTCATCGAAAAAAACCGCATAAGCGGCCTCATTAAACCGGCAACAGCCCTTTTGTCTCCGGCCTTCTCCATGAACAGGCTCGATAAACAAATTGAAGAACTAAAGGAACGCTACAGGAAGAGAGGCGTTCTAACTGTTCAGGTTAAAAAGAACCTTATCTTTAACAGAGATAAGGGAACAACTGATATAGAGCTGGTCATTAAGGAAGGGCCTCAAAGCATTATTAAAAAGATCAGTTTCGGCGGCAACCAGGTCATCAGGGAAGATCAGTTAAGAAGAAAAACGGCCTTCCGTGAAGGTGACACTATCAACATGGAAAAAATTGACAATGCTGCAAGGGAAATATCGAGGTTCTATTCGGAACAAGGCTATATTTACGCGGAGATTGAAAGAGACTTTGGTTTTTCTGAAGATAAAAGTGAGGCAAAGATTCATTTTCAGATTGATGAAGGCCCCCTGGCGAGGATGGGGAAAATTATTATCAGGGGAAACAGGCAGACAAAGAGCCGAATTATCATGAGAGAGTTATCCCTTTCGGAAGGTCATATCTACGATCCTGAAAAAGTCGGACAAGACAGGCTAAATGTCTATAAAACAGGGCTCTTTAAACGGGTAAGATATGAAGAAAGGAAAAGTTTTTTTAAAGATAAAACGAAGGATATGCTTCTTACCGTCGATGAGAGAAAAGCAGGAGCCATTGAAATAGGGATGGGTTATGCCACCGATGTGGGACTGAGGGCCTTTGCCGGAATATCCTATCTCAATATAGGCGGTACGGGAAGAAGTGCAAGGCTAAGAGGAAGTATAAGCCGAATAAGAAACAATATCATTCTCGGCTATAAGGAACCCTGGCTTGCCGGATTCTCCCTCGACGGCCGCCTGGACCTGGTGCGCCAGCACCAGGAAAAAGAGAGTTATGACATCGAAAAGGACGGAATAGTGCTCGGTATCGATAAGCGCCTGTCCCGTGAAATCAAATTTTCCCTGCAATACAAGATTGAAAAGAGCAAGTACTCCAACGTAGAAGCGGGCACGGCCCAGGAGGAAGGGAGAAGCACCATTGGAACTATCGGCCCTATAATTGTCAGGGATTCAAGGGATGATCCTTTTAATCCGGAAAAGGGTTCCGTCAACCTTCTTCAGTTCGAAATGGCCGGCAAAGCCCTCGCTTCCGATGATGAATTCCACAAGACAACGGCCCGGTCAAGCTGGTATCGACGGCTTACGGACCCTTTCATTGCCGCGCTCTCCCTAAGGGCAGGCTACATCGATCTTTTGGGTGATACGCTGAATGTGCCTGCCGACAAGCGTTTTTACCTCGGTGGAAGAACAACGGTAAGAGGTTATAAGGAGGACTCCATAGGGCCTGAAAATGCCTTCGGTTCTCCCATTGGTGGTGAAGCAATGATAAACATCAACATGGAAGCAAGGATCAGGCTCATCAATGACTTGGGGGGCCTTCTTTTTTGGGATGCGGGAAATGTATGGCAAACATCGGATAAAAGGAAGCTCTCTCATATGAGAAAATCTTATGGCGGTGGAATCAGATATTTAACACCTATCGGGCCCTTAAGTCTCGAATATGGCCACAAGATAGACAGGCCAAGCGGGGAGAGTAAGGGAGAGTGGTATTTTACAATCGGCAATATTTTTTAG